A genome region from Schistocerca nitens isolate TAMUIC-IGC-003100 chromosome 4, iqSchNite1.1, whole genome shotgun sequence includes the following:
- the LOC126253062 gene encoding uncharacterized protein LOC126253062 has translation MEDSELAFVNIIKDYPAIISKPQTPAARREKADCLKEVQHRYMVRFGKQITDVQIMKKLHIMKSRIKAKTDVNKTGNIKISLKNWELIFLKFLDGDDCNPTIHRVPGACAVGGGSTSIITSPRNSEVADTDCMYEQESILQLPLIVPADHMDLVGPEVVVPSQSPASGHESVLKRRRLSMETDETRNLSTPELQRLVLLYQLDILKRKQQKLMREEDKQ, from the exons ATGGAAGACTCAGAATTAGCGTTTGTTAACATTATTAAAGATTACCCCGCAATTATCAGCAAACCACAAACTCCGGCCGCAAGAAGAGAGAAAGCGGATTGTCTTAAAGAAGTTCAACACCGTTATATGGTTAGATTCGGGAAACAAATAACGGACGTGCAAATAATGAAGAAACTGCACATTATGAAATCCCGTATCAAGGCGAAAACGGATGTGAATAAGACGGGAAACATCAAGATTTCACTGAAAAATTGGGAGctgatatttttaaagtttttggacGGAGATGACTGCAACCCAACTATCCACAGAGTTCCTG gAGCTTGTGCAGTAGGTGGTGGTTCCACCTCTATCATCACATCACCAAGGAATTCGGAGGTAGCTGACACAGACTGCATGTATGAACAAGAGTCAATTTTGCAGCTACCACTAATTGTTCCAGCCGATCATATGGACCTCGTGGGCCCCGAAGTCGTCGTACCTTCACAATCGCCTGCTTCGGGGCATGAGAGTGTGCTTAAACGTCGGCGATTAAGCATGGAAACGGATGAGACACGTAATTTGTCTACTCCAGAGCTGCAAAGGCTGGTGCTATTGTATCAATTGGACATACTCAAACGAAAGCAGCAGAAATTGATGCGCGAAgaagacaaacaatga